The Besnoitia besnoiti strain Bb-Ger1 chromosome IV, whole genome shotgun sequence genome contains a region encoding:
- a CDS encoding hypothetical protein (encoded by transcript BESB_055500): protein MIADTGRPSCQAADSESAQAARAAHSSPDAEERPFFHQWQVPEGVAADCRAPHASANGAARTSLAGASAAGGGDWSRSQGAAAAAPAGAPAASKDASAAPGSLSQEESASSCVWVQDGGGESLSSPFASYSRQSSVRRGCSLQSALDSTTASSRSSGRSTPPLSTTRSSPGSSLSKLRPGLPTSAACSPVYTPLPGAPRCVCAEAACLQGDGRWLGAPQARGRWGAEPDRASPPIRNAWGLFALSAEVLDAPVPDGLPRVFAGLCPRRPRVCPPDEGPFPPSAPLADARRDNCTGTPLKGAARPARVSAEPADAPGEAAPDPETDAELVCRALLRTATWGRPSEWRRPSAARGAPGRPVVIPVPVVASVVSGVHTVQMVSVPAGSVPGGFAGGSERRCECPGFSGKTSWDGKHEVEILSSSSTSDSGETISDDEASEEEAKPSSGGGRREVDQLRKARESFEEIDRRRAARALQARLHLASADALRIRGQRLKRKRRRSSEEGLSEGAMPEFSDEEWSQHRASLLDCVISLPSFEQTLLQSGCYGTTYCVPNSVEDMLGPHAREVFGRLSEFRQQHQRGASRIECTWHSPNYFRGRDLVQHIKGHLERRLADGMSPFFEHEDVALSFPSSSKHPLSQLTTIKDRHFRHLEEPLPVGAARYPVAIWGGKEAVRVSRERMGGGGLVVAGQRACRREGARQSAQPFGEPDIDPALKKSPSAATIHQGTLMVLGVQTGEFLTDAEMREAIKEAQPAAVIEGLRTVDAVPWLVCPLYLEKQLESFLSPVLRNHDATQFAFASSRSSSGRGLAGSSLRLLAAPGDNEGEEAERDRAHKARATHPAQSVGTVPLYGLEFSSVRKFNCLSFLLHTGQKSSKDPTCRFAAWSKWPLMKETVMTHLVMLDGWPIYVVTNNPEVDILPGDELCLNMHRFRPYLPNTWYYTHDLNHRRRIFVEAQRENIVTPGYTCPLWNQKALLSGICLCVEDLQDDEGDDGRTRAASTPSARLGLCGVETSGGSPKGADKSAQKGMRPNGAKPQGSVHASGLAVGFTNRAADTLPAYGELIKRFVFPNILKRT, encoded by the exons ATGATCGCGGACACGGGGCGCCCAAGCTGCCAGGCAGCCGACAGTGAGAGTGCGCAAGCGGCACGCGCTGCGCACTCCAGCCCTGATGCCGAAGAACGCCCTTTTTTTCACCAATGGCAAGTGCCAGAGGGCGTTGCTGCGGACTGTCgggcgccgcacgcctccgcgaatggtgcggcgcgcacctctctcgcgggggcgtccgccgcgggcggcggagactggaGTAGGAGTCAgggtgcagcggcagccgcgccggcaggcgcgccggcagcttcTAAGGACGCAAGTGCGGCTCCTGGCAGCCTGTCTCAGGAGGAGTCCGCCTCTTCGTGCGTGTGGGTTCAAGACGGGGGAGGCGAgagtctctcttctcccttcgCAAGCTACTCCCGGCAGTCCAGCGTGCGCCGAGGCTGCTCGCTGCAGTCCGCGCTAGACAGCACcaccgccagcagccgcagcagcgggcggAGCACGCCGCCTCTGTCGACCACTCGCAGCTCGCCGGGCTCGTCGCTCTCGAAACTCCGCCCTGGGTTGCCCACTTCGGCTGCGTGCTCGCCGGTCTACACGCCGCtgcctggcgcgccgcgctgcgtctgcgcagaggccgcgtgcCTCCAAGGCGACGGGCGCTGGCTgggggcgccgcaggcgcgtggcCGCTGGGGCGCGGAGCCCGACCGGGCCTCCCCGCCCATCCGCAACGCGTGGGGCCTCTTCGCACTGTCTGCAGAGGTGCTGGACGCGCCGGTGCCCGACGGGCTTCCGCGCGTGTTCGCGGGTCtctgtccgcggcggccgcgggtgTGTCCCCCCGACGAGGGCCCCttcccgccgtcggcgcccctggcagacgcgcgccgagacAACTGCACCGGCACGCCGCTGAagggagccgcgcgcccggcgaggGTCTCCGCGGAGCCGGCCGACGCCccgggcgaggccgcccccGACCCAGAGACCGACGCAGAGCTCGTGTGCCGGGCGCTGTTGAGGACCGCGACCTGGGGGCGGCCGTCTGagtggcggcggccttccgcaGCCAGAGGGGCGCCTGGGCGACCCGTAGTCATTCCCGTCCCGGTGGTGGCCTCCGTGGTGTCGGGCGTGCACACCGTGCAGATGGTCTCGGTGCCGGCGGGGAGCGTGCCCGGCGGcttcgcgggcggcagcgagcgacgctGCGAGTGCCCAGGCTTCTCGGGAAAAACAAGCTGGGACGGCAAGCACGAAGTGGAGATCCTCAGCTCCTCGTCAaccagcgacagcggcgaaaCCATCtcggacgacgaggcgtcagaggaggaagccaagccgagcagcggaggaggccggcgcgaagTCGACCAGCTGCGGaaagcgcgcgagagcttcGAAGAAATCGACCGACGAAGGGCCGCCAGGGCCCTGCAAGCGCGCTTGCacctcgcctctgcagacgcactCCGAATACGAGGCCAGAGACTGAAAAGgaaaagacgacgcagcTCAGAAGAGGGCCTCTCTGAAGGGGCTATGCCTGAGTTCTCGGACGAGGAATGGAGT CAAcaccgcgcgtctctcctaGACTGCGTGATCTCTCTGCCCAGTTTCGAGCAAACTCTTTTGCAAAGTGGGTGCTACGGAACGACGTACTGCGTCCCCAACAGCGTTGAAGACATGCTGGGCCCCCACGCCCGCGAAGTCTTCGGACGCCTGAGTGAATTCCGCCAACAGCACCAACGCGGCGCGTCCAGGATTGAGTGCACGTGGCATTCTCCGAACTATTTCCGAGGCCGGGACCTCGTGCAGCACATCAAAGGGCATCTCGAG CGGCGACTCGCCGACGGCATGAGCCCCTTTTTCGAGCATGAGGATGTGGCGCTGTCCTTtccgtcttcttccaaaCACCCGCTGAGCCAGTTGACGACGATCAAAGACCGCCATTTTCGGCATCTGGAAGAGCCTCTGccggtcggcgcggcgcgataCCCTGTGGCCATTTGGGGGGGCAAAGAGGCAGTCCGCGTGAGTCGGGAGCGCATGGGCGGCGGAGGTTTAGTGGTAGCGGGACAGAGAGCGTGCCGTCGCGAGGGTGCGAGACAGTCAGCGCAGCCCTTCGGGGAGCCCGATATCGACCCGGCCCTTAAGAAGTCCCCAAGCGCCGCGACAATCCAC CAAGGAACCTTGATGGTGCTCGGAGTCCAGACTGGGGAGTTCCTCACGGACGCGGAGATGAGAGAAGCGATAAAAGAGGCGCAACCGGCGGCCGTCATCGAGGGGCTGCGCACAGTAGACGCTGTG CCGTGGCTCGTTTGCCCCCTCTACCTCGAAAAGCAACTGGAAAGTTTCCTGTCCCCGGTTTTGAGAAACCACGATGCCACGCAGttcgcgttcgcctcgtcgcggagctccagcggccgaggcctcgcgggcagctcgctgcgtctgctcgcggcgcctggagacaatgagggcgaggaagccgagcgGGACCGAGCCCACAAGGCGCGAGCCACACATCCCGCGCAGTCGGTCGGCACAGTGCCCCTCTACGGCCTGGAATTCAGTTCGGTTCGGAAGTTCAACTGCCTCTCGTTCCTCCTTCACACAG GCCAGAAGTCTTCGAAAGACCCAACTTGCCGGTTCGCCGCGTGGAGCAAATGGCCGCTGATGAAGGAGACCGTGATGACGCACCTCGTCATGCTGGATGGTTGGCCGATTTACGTCGTGACTAACAACCCCGAG GTTGACATTCTTCCAGGAGACGAGCTCTGTTTGAATATGCACAGATTCCGCCCCTATCTGCCCAACACGTGGTACTACACGCACGACCTGAACCACCGACGGCGCATCTTTGTCGAGGCCCAGCGCGAAAACATCGTCACACCCGGTTACACCTGTCCTCTGTGGAACCAAAAAGCGTTGCTTTCCGGCATTTGTCTGTGCGTGGAAGACCTGCAAGACGATGAAGGCGACGATGGACGCACAAGAGCGGCATCTACTCCGAGCGCACGACTAGGCCTGTGTGGCGTAGAAACCTCTGGCGGGAGCCCTAAAGGGGCGGATAAGTCAGCTCAGAAGGGCATGCGCCCAAATGGAGCAAAGCCGCAAGGCTCCGTCCATGCATCCGGACTGGCAGTGGGCTTCACGAATCGCGCTGCTGACACGTTGCCTGCATATGGAGAGCTGATCAAGCGCTTCGTGTTCCCTAATATACTCAAGAGGACATGA